In Hemicordylus capensis ecotype Gifberg chromosome 3, rHemCap1.1.pri, whole genome shotgun sequence, one DNA window encodes the following:
- the LOC128349422 gene encoding uncharacterized protein LOC128349422 isoform X2: MEEFSAADSLPRPSNTAFASGGGGELALLASAATHIFGSSMNKKIVVLEPGDNCQFLKAVGRRSLCRRRRDSTYMFHFAKDNCFSQVRCWFMLILFSFAAWTKHHQDNVSFCTEPKQEKTSLVYKIKVCFAKCLFLDTKQSPLSLSGKRCGQSCHENATPGCLFTSYLGSYENFGDRGKKVVYTLWAQLHYLF, translated from the exons TGGCGGTGGTGGGGAACTGGCTCTTCTGGCATCTGCTGCAACACACATATTTGGATCATCTATGAACAAA AAAATTGTGGTACTTGAACCTGGAGATAACTGTCAATTTCTTAAAGCAGTAG GGAGAAGGTCTttgtgcagaagaagaagagattCAACATATATGTTCCACTTTGCAAAGGATAACTGCTTTTCACAAGTGAGGTGTTGGTTTATGctaattttattttcctttgctgcATGGACAAAGCACCATCAGGATAATGTTTCTTTTTGCACAGAGCCCAAACAGGAGAAAACCAGTTTAGTTTATAAGATTAAAGTCTGCTTTGCAAAATGCCTTTTTCTTGACACCAAGCAGTCCCCACTGTCATTGTCTGGGAAAAGGTGTGGCCAGTCCTGCCATGAGAATGCCACACCTGGGTGCTTGTTCACCAGTTATCTTGGTTCATATGAGAATTTTGGTGATAGGGGAAAAAAGGTGGTATATACCCTTTGGGCACAATTGCACTACCTCTTTTGA